AATTATCTTATTGAACAAAATATAAACATAAATAAAAAATATAGATGCCCGTCACATTTGTGCGTTATACAGAAACCTCGCCGCAGAGAAAGAGGGGGCTGTTATGATGCCATTATCGCGCTCACGTCTTGAGTTTATCGCCACGATTTTACAAAACGTACTAAATTTGGGGCTGCTTACCCTCGGTCTGATCCTGGTCGTTTTTCTCGGTAAAGAGACGGTTCATCTGGCGGATGCATTATTCGCGCCTGAGCAAGCCAGCAAATATGAACTGGTGGAAGGGCTGGTGATCTACTTTCTTTATTTCGAATTTATTGCGCTGATTGTGAAGTACTTTAAGTCTGGCCTTCACTTTCCGCTGCGCTATTTCGTGTACATTGGGATCACGGCGATTGTGCGTCTGATCATTGTCGATCATAAAACGCCAATGGATGTATTACTCTATTCGGCGGCGATCCTCCTGTTGGTTATCACGTTGTGGTTATGTAATTCGAACCGACTACGGCGAGAATAGGCGTCGCCACACCGTAACGGACGTATGGCGTGGCAATAAATTAGCCGCTGTCTATAACGCATAAAAAAAGCGCTCCGAAGAGCGCCAAAATACGACCATAAGTGGGGATAACATAACTTGAGGGCAGTGGCATTGCCCGTTGCCGGGCAGGTACTTCGATAAAACTTAACCTTTCACACCCCCTGCCGT
This DNA window, taken from Salmonella enterica subsp. enterica serovar Typhimurium str. LT2, encodes the following:
- the yjbA gene encoding putative inner membrane protein (similar to E. coli orf, hypothetical protein (AAC77000.1); Blastp hit to AAC77000.1 (136 aa), 87% identity in aa 1 - 136), coding for MMPLSRSRLEFIATILQNVLNLGLLTLGLILVVFLGKETVHLADALFAPEQASKYELVEGLVIYFLYFEFIALIVKYFKSGLHFPLRYFVYIGITAIVRLIIVDHKTPMDVLLYSAAILLLVITLWLCNSNRLRRE